From a region of the Alnus glutinosa chromosome 1, dhAlnGlut1.1, whole genome shotgun sequence genome:
- the LOC133858350 gene encoding protein NRT1/ PTR FAMILY 4.4-like — translation MAIDYSKRGQMVMNSSFPKFPIKSLTSLSDDKHPEEHKQIATFFNLFLLSITIGASIGVTFVVYVSSHLGWDKGFSISMSCAFVGLVCLALGKPFYRVRIPGESPSLRVLQVLVVTVKNWRVDVPNSDELYSLRDCKSLPNGELIPHSNQFRLLDKAAFLPKGTEAGKWRVCSVMQVEEVKILTRMMPIILSTILMNTCLAQLQTFSAQQGTIMNTHIHRFDVPSTSILIPLVFMSLLIPVYEFALVPILRKITGHPNSITHLQRVGVGLVLSAISMGIAGIIEVKRKHEFIHHNHRISLFWLSFHYAIFGITDMFTLVGLLEFFYKEAPAGMRSLSTSFSWLSLSIGYYLSTAFVELINLVTGKLSKSKTGWLEGRDMNKSHLERFYWFLAVLNILNFVNYVFWAKWYKYKTDVPIDEEMLLKSSQAGGADQSLSATTTTTTTSFISKNQEQEDQRKN, via the exons ATGGCGATTGATTACTCCAAGCGAGGACAAATGGTGATGA ACTCCTCATTTCCCAAGTTTCCAATCAAATCCCTAACTTCTCTCTCTGACGACAAGCACCCTGAAGAACACAAGCAAATAGCCACCTTCTTCAATTTGTTTCTACTTAGCATTACCATTGGGGCTTCCATTGGTGTAACATTTGTGGTGTATGTCAGCTCACATCTTGGGTGGGACAAAGGTTTTAGCATCTCCATGTCATGCGCATTTGTTGGTCTTGTCTGTCTCGCATTAGGAAAGCCATTTTATCGTGTTCGGATTCCAGGAGAAAGTCCGTCGTTGAGAGTCTTACAG GTTTTGGTGGTGACAGTGAAGAACTGGAGGGTAGACGTACCCAACTCGGACGAACTATATTCGCTACGCGATTGCAAGTCTCTTCCAAATGGAGAGCTCATCCCCCACAGCAACCAGTTCAG ATTACTAGACAAGGCGGCTTTTCTGCCAAAAGGCACGGAGGCAG GAAAATGGAGGGTCTGTAGCGTAATGCAAGTGGAAGAAGTGAAGATTTTGACAAGAATGATGCCCATCATTCTAAGCACCATCCTTATGAACACATGTTTAGCCCAGTTGCAGACCTTTTCCGCCCAACAGGGGACCATCATGAACACACACATCCACAGATTTGATGTCCCATCAACCTCAATTCTGATTCCTTTAGTTTTCATGTCGCTTCTCATACCCGTCTACGAATTTGCCTTGGTGCCAATCTTGCGTAAAATCACAGGCCACCCCAACAGCATAACCCACTTGCAGAGAGTGGGGGTTGGGCTTGTCCTCTCCGCAATCTCAATGGGTATAGCAGGCATCATAGAAGTGAAGAGGAAGCACGAATTCATCCACCACAATCACCGAATCAGCCTCTTTTGGCTGTCTTTCCATTATGCCATCTTCGGAATTACGGATATGTTTACACTCGTGGGGCTCCTGGAGTTTTTCTATAAGGAGGCGCCTGCTGGCATGAGATCCCTTTCCACTTCTTTCTCCTGGCTCTCTTTGTCCATCGGCTACTACTTGAGCACGGCGTTCGTTGAGCTCATAAACTTGGTCACCGGTAAGCTGAGTAAGAGCAAGACAGGGTGGCTGGAAGGGCGTGACATGAATAAGAGCCATCTGGAGCGCTTCTACTGGTTCTTGGCAGTTCTCAACATTCTCAACTTTGTTAATTACGTGTTTTGGGCTAAATGGTACAAGTATAAAACGGATGTTCCGATTGATGAAGAAATGCTACTCAAATCAAGCCAAGCAGGAGGCGCAGATCAATCATTATCtgctactactactactactactacgaGCTTTATATCCAAAAACCAAGAGCAAGAAGATCAGAGAAAGAATTGA